In the Necator americanus strain Aroian chromosome X, whole genome shotgun sequence genome, GATAGTGAGCAAGGCAAGTGTGTGTTGTGAGTACGCCGAACGTACGAGGTTTTATATCTGTAGGGACTGAAGAGGTTTTACCGGACTTTTTGTAGACTTTTCTTACTTCTTCCAACAGGACACCACAAATTTGTCACTGTTCGTGGCTCAGTGTTTTTTCCCGTCAGCGTTACAACTCACTTTTTAAATGACATACTTGACTTGACCTAAACGGCAGGCTGATATCATcgtctgacgcgattacctGCATTTTCGCCGAAGTGTACCTTCCTTGAGCACatctctgcccaaccttctcgatcttctgctaGAGATTGCACACAATCACTATTCCATATtttgcgaaaccttacgtctcgccagAGTTGCCACGTCGATTGTCCTCAGGTTTGTCGAATTCGAGCTGGAAAAGGCAACTTAGCAGAAtacggaagttctggattgAGGTGGTGGAAGagatttttaaatggaaagcCATACAGGTAATTCCTCGTTCtgaccttccttgaatcttagCATTGCAGAACTGAGTTGTGTAGAAGTATCCAAGAAAAGTACCTAATTAAATATCAGTCTTCGGTAGGGAACCATACTATTTCCGAGCAGAGATATCGCGAAGTAAAGAATTAACAGCTCAAGAAGGTAAGGGCAAAGAGCAATGTCTAACGTTGGGCATAAATAGGTTGTTTCTAACCTGCGGTGGGTGGTTCCCGCAGTGATTATTAGTGTGACACGAATATTTCATTATCATATTTTGCGTGTTGTCTTGCGTTCTGCTGCTTTTACGCCCTGGTGTGATTTTGTTCCGTACTAGAAATCAATGTCCGCCTTTAATTGAGAACTGATTCAAACAAGAATGCTATTTTTAGGCAAAACTGCtactagaatttttcaaaaacagtactgggaggggaggggagggggggcgCATAGAATAAAAAGCAATTAGTCGAATATCATGgtcatcacgaaattgacgtggtacgaAAATCCCATGGGAAGCATAGAGttcggatcgtagattatgagtttGGACGTGGCTCTTGTCAATTTCGTTTGATCGTTTTAAAAAACCGCTTTGGCTCCCACGAGATATATTAGTACAGGTCACCCTTCTAGACTCTTCTGTTGCCTTAGCGGCCAATATTCagtggttttacttgaatattcTGCTGAGGACAGCTCGTTGATCATCAACCACTCGCTCTTCGTCCCGGCGCGTGTTCAGAGGCGTCGCATTTGAAATTATCTCGCAGGAGCTGAGGCTGTTCCTATGCGTTTCTCAGGGCGATCAGGAGAAATTGAGCGGAGCCAGCACCATGATCGGATTCTACACCCGCAGCTCTGTTTTCAGGTTTACAGGctacatcaatttcgtgatagaTGCCTGAGGACTAAAGACAAAATAAATGCTCTGAAGTTTGTCATTTGGTAAAGTTTTGAGAACTGTTCAACTACGCACTGCCCCTCTGTAGTTATATGAAGAACACCGTCTGcgaaataatctttttttttctcgaaaatttctgaaaaattttgttttcagccGTACTGAGTGGTACCTGGTAAAGGAGAACTCTTAGAGCGACTTACTCTGACCTGcaaagaattagaaaattgaCACACCCTTCATTAGTGAACTGAATAGCGACGACaaattcgcattttttttaaatgtattcaTAGTGTAAACTATTGTACATTCGGAATTTTGCTACGGAAAACTTGCAAGCGTTCTTAGTCGTGTCCATGTTCAAATGTAGATGTACACATTCATAACATCTTAAAGCAAACGTTTTAAGAACTCGTCGGGATGTAGTTGCAACAGCTGATATACATTAGGTGTTGTCGGAGGCATTGCGACGAGATGATAGTCTGGCTTTCTCGGCCACCTATGTAATAACGGGCTTTGTGtgtgtggggtgcgacgggtccaccagcgtcggattggtgcgccgacgtcGTAGACCGGTAAAAGGTGGGACACGAGTCTAACGGCGTCGAATTAGTGCGCCGGCGTCGTAGAGCggtaaaaaggggtgcgactgGTCCACCGGCCCGGTGAAATTgttgcgccgacgccagaaagTTGTGAAATGGATTCGAAGCCGGTctggtcccacggcgtcgataTGTTGGGCCATAGTGCAGTAGTATAGCGTAGTAACTTCGTGttcatgtcgcaaaaggtaacgGTAGCTAATTAGAAGTTTTTGTATAGTATCAGTAagacaataataaatagaaaaagcgGGATGTTGTAACCGTTTCATAGTCGTGGCCACtccgcgcgttgcttttcacccctatgactcctccgcgtatctatttccttgcacgttcgCCTCAAATTGGTAACGTGCCCTCTTTAGAAAGTGGAAGCACGAATGAAACTGGCTGTTTAAATAATAGCAAACAtcttacatgatctgacgtggaacgttatctttatcagtgcgatgatgtcgttcacgtcattttatgttaaacattctgtgataacttttggggaaacaggaggaaaactcaCACATAGGGCGATGCTTTCATCTTGTTTCTACGTAATGTTgttatcgaaggagtgtttgaagtttgaatgttcttcaaGTGCAGAAATGAcgcgaatagaaagaaaaccatGAAATGGTTCAACTAGGCGCTTAAGTAATGCACAGCGTCAGCAGACTCGACGCCAAAGCGGAGATGTGGAATACCGTTCTGTTTGCCGGCTAACAGATGCAGAACGTCAGCAGTGGCGACGTCAAATTGAGAACGCGGAACATCGTTCTACACATCAGCTAGCAGATGCAGAAAGTCAGCAGAAACGACGACAAGGTGAAAACGATGAGCAGCGCTCCGCAAGACTATTGGGAAAATTGGATCGTCTGCGGAGACTACGCGAGGGTGAAAACGATGAGCAACGCTCTGCTAAGCTGTTGGCTAACACAACGCTCCGCAGGACGCCCTGCGAACACTGAACGCCAGGGGAACGGtgaagaggtacccgtatgatgtgccgccgcgtatccaggaggctaatgagcgtcgttaattgcacctcGCGTCGCGTCTCCTGacaccgtcataatcgctacagtagcccgATTGCTGCTCTTGTgttacgtcttcaagacgtcTCGCCCACACCACCCtccccacccatttcgccgcgtctgccgctcttacgacgattttttcgCCGCGCCTGCAGCtgttatgatgcgcttttgaaatcgaacggaaaggaaagtacctggtattagatgttgtttgaaggtctacataaagtgtacttgtaagttaatataaaagaaggaaagaatgaaataggtttgtataagtgatatgccatttagaaatgcgagtgaaaatgaaattgtcctgtttcgacttgttaggtggaaaacactcatccatctctgggaatgcaagagatgtttcaaaaaatttcactctGATTGGTCTTATGTTatcttctctactttttttcgctttctagggatttctttttgcttgtcTAACTGGGtgaaactggcatccaacgattagcgaggcgcgaataatgcctcgcagacatacactgtacctaaaagtatatctcgaagatacaaaggtctctgttcgccactaataaaCCTAACCTGTCACATTGATTTAACGCAgcgaatagatagaaatgaagctaTAAAACGCAGTTGAAAGAGGTTTGAAGAGCCGtacaaagttttattgtaTGAAACGTACTAGCAaggattgaaatatttgacatgcgcactatataaacattatatctatgtaaaattttgagaagataaaatgtagaaaagacTTTAATGAATGCATACAAATAATAAGCACATTCTTTGTTGCTGTACGTATAGCTaccgcagttgaaagttgaacacgaattcgttgaatggcatcgtgacaaacacatactaacgcactgctagtttatatagaagacttagggcatgaaatgtgttaaattatgagatgtgtaagaatatatgcatgttattcttttctctggagcatctttttgagataatttttacttacgtaaagttacattggatagaaggatcgacttctcttttattcccaatatcCACCGtttcgtcgcggcgcgaacgtcgcgcgcggcgttgattagagagcaatagggaggcggggtgtaggtgatctcaagCAGTCGTGGAGGATgtatagctggtggagcggcagccgtaattacgcagaggagcgcggtgctgatgggaggacaggagcggtcagccggtttttacgggtacctcttgtcccgcactcCGAACGCTAACAAAGGCAACGACAGAATGAAGCAGATGAACAGCGCACTGAAGTTTGCGCAAAAGACGTAGTCGCCGTCGCAGTGCCGCTTCTTAAATGATAGGTCTAGCATTGCGCTCTCCAAGTGAACTACCTGGGAACACTAGAACATCGCTGCTCAAATTGTAGAGCGCTGCTCTTTGCCTGCGAAGTGAAGCGACAACTTCCcaatattttttctgattgttGTAACCGAGGGCGATTCAATTTGAGTCCATTTGAAGATTTCCCAGAGCAGTTGAAACAACTGTTTGTGCGAGAGAGAACCGTTACTACAGTGGAGAGGCGTCTTCAAcgtaatttctttgaaaatataagAAGCTTCAACTCTGCCCTGGCCATGGCTTCGATGAGTGATCAGGTTGACGCACCGGCAAGAAGAGGACCATATTGCTAACGAATTCGCGGTCAAGTTTACCACCGATTGGATGCCCTTCATCCCCACGGCGGTGAACAACGTCAATTTAGTCAAATATATATCCTTGATACTGAAATAGCTGCGCAACAGCTCCTCGGAAATGCACGGAAACTCTGATTGCGATCACAATCTTATGTTGTTTCTAAGTGAGTGGTTTGCTCATGAAAATGTGTACGCTCAATCGTTTAAAATGATGAGATGATGATGAATGATGGAATAAAATGATCGCGAGGATTCGCAAGAGGATGGTACGATGGTACGCTGTTTCCACTGCAAACGAAGTGGCAGTCGTATAcgtagaagagaagaaggagaagaagacgTCCCTGCGGCTAGAAACCTTACCCTCCACCTTCGCCAGGTTGCAGGATCTGGTGACATCGACAAGCGTCGCGAACTTCTCACTTATACTCTCCTCTTCCCCACCCGGAGGGCGGATTGGATCCAAGCTTAGTTGATAGAGACGGAACACGAAGTGATATTAATGcaggagaaagaaatatctgctaggaaggcattagaagcattctggatttccgtcaggaatccgtccatgaataacaaaaatgagtgctt is a window encoding:
- a CDS encoding hypothetical protein (NECATOR_CHRX.G23587.T2), whose amino-acid sequence is MQKVSRNDDKVKTMSSAPQDYWENWIVCGDYARVKTMSNALLSCWLTQRSAGRPANTERQGNGEEVPV